A window of Nitratireductor kimnyeongensis genomic DNA:
CACCAATTTCAGCGGCACGCGCGATGAGACTGTCGTCTGACTGGTTTGCAAGACGAGCGGCTTTGGACTTCCGTTTCAGCACCCCAAACCTTCTCAGTGCATATCGCCCCATCAGTTCGCGTTCCTCCCGGCGGCTTTCTACCTTCGCCAAACCGTGGTCCATACATCAGAAATGAAAGTACATCCTTGGCATATACTTCCTGCGGAAGCGCCCTGCCATCAACGATGGATTGAACAATCTGAATGGCCTTATCGGGATAAAGAGGGTGGGCATGTTTGGCGGCATTCAGCCGCACTTGAGGATTGTCGTGATCAAACAGTTCGATCAGCGCATGACGCTGATCACCGGGGCACGCTTCCAGTTCTTCAACCAGCTTTTTGATTTTCATATAAGCCCGGTTGTAAGGCCCGCTCTCAAGATATAGCAGCGCCTCATCCTGCGTCAGGCTCAGTTCGATGAAGCGTTGCAGCATCTCGTCGACGGGAGCGTTATTCTTGCGTCTCGTCATCATTTGAAAGTTCCAAGCCGTTGCAACGCAAAAGGCCGGCCTCTACCCACCCGCGCCCTGAAGCCCTCGAAGAAGTTGCTGAAACAAGAATCCTCCCAAATCATTGGATTTGGCAGCAGACCTACCCAAGCGTCCAACCCATCCAGCATGTTCAATGAACGGGCTTGGGTTTCGGCATGATGTCGAGATGTCATCTTCGCAACAACTCCATCATTCCGGCTCAAGAGGTCCATTGATAAAGTAGTCAAGCACGGTTCTAGCATCCGCTTCCTGTGGATGTCTTTTGGCATCAATGATGGATTGAACGACCTTAATGGCCGGATCTGGGAAAAGGGGATGGGCATATGTGGCAGCGTTCAAACGCACTTGCGGGTTTGGATGGTCGAAAAGATCGACCAGAACATGCCGCTGATCACCGGGGCGTGCTTCCAGTTCTTCCGCCAAACCTTTAATCTTAAGATAAGCGCGATTGTAGGGCCGTGTTTCGAGATATAGCACAGCCTCATGCTGCGTCAGGCTGAGGTCGATCAACCGCCGGGTAATCTGATCGACGGAGAGCTCACTTCTCTTCTTCACCGTCATCTCAAAACTCCATGTTTCCTCAATGCCAACAGTCCTATCTCTACCCGCCTGCGCCAAGTGGCATTACGGAGAGCCTCTCGAGGAGAGAGGCCACCGAACTTGCCATTTCTTTTGGCGTACTAGGCCGTGATCTCCCAATGCTTGTACCGCGGTACCAGGACCTTGTTCTGCGGGCTCTCGATCACCTCCCGCGAAAATCCGTCACGATGTGCCGGCGTTTTCTCAACTATATGGTGTATATCATAGCCCGGTCTCGGAGAAGTCGCACGTTCCTTAAGTTCCTCCAATGAGCGCGGCTCGTCAGAGTAGGATCGGATCGTGTGCCCGGCTTCGCTCGCCAGCCAGCCGACCCGCGCGAGAAAGCGAACCTGCTGCCAAAGCGGAAGCGTCCGCAGATACCGGGCCGCAGCACGACCGATCCGATTTCGCTCACGCGCCCGCGCAGGCCTCCTGTCGGGGATCTTCGGTT
This region includes:
- a CDS encoding DUF2019 domain-containing protein, with the translated sequence MMTRRKNNAPVDEMLQRFIELSLTQDEALLYLESGPYNRAYMKIKKLVEELEACPGDQRHALIELFDHDNPQVRLNAAKHAHPLYPDKAIQIVQSIVDGRALPQEVYAKDVLSFLMYGPRFGEGRKPPGGTRTDGAICTEKVWGAETEVQSRSSCKPVRRQSHRACR
- a CDS encoding DUF2019 domain-containing protein translates to MTVKKRSELSVDQITRRLIDLSLTQHEAVLYLETRPYNRAYLKIKGLAEELEARPGDQRHVLVDLFDHPNPQVRLNAATYAHPLFPDPAIKVVQSIIDAKRHPQEADARTVLDYFINGPLEPE